In Ischnura elegans chromosome 3, ioIscEleg1.1, whole genome shotgun sequence, the sequence AGTTTGATTTCGAGCAGGGCTTCTATGATAATCCATGACATTCATATATCTAATATTACTTAGAGTTTTTGCTATTCAGATAATAATAAGAAGTGGAGAAAGTTAAGGACGAGGTGGTGCCCTGGTGGGTAAACTGTTGTAAAGTGTTCAACTGCCAATCAATCGGTCCCTGGTTTAAACCGAGGTGAATGGGTGGACCCTCTCTACTTCTAGTGGGTAAAATTTTCACTCCTTTGGATTAATTTTTAAGTAAGCTCTACCCTCTCCTATAGTTTGGGTGACATGGAGTTTAATTTTTAGTGTGGGTTTAGCTCTACTCTCGTATAGTTTTGGGTGAGCTGTACATACACACATAGTACACATAGTTTGGGGTGACCTTTGCCCTCTTTTATCCAACCATATGCGCTATCATtcaatccacgtggaacccaatTAGAATTTTTCCCCTTCAGTTAAAACTTTGTCCCTCTCGATTGAGAGGTAGTTTGCTGTAAAACCCACCTCCATCGGTGAGTAACAAGACTCCATCGAACTGGTGCATCGTGGTGCCTGTAATATGACTACATGAATTCATATGCTGAATGCCACCATACCTTAATTTGTTGAAAAAGCTCTATTATGAGGTTTTGAATGATTAGAAGATTAATTGAGCCGAATTATTTATCATGTTGGACCACATAAAAGAGCCATATGCGTATCCGTGTGGCGGCATCGCACGAGGTAGCATCTTTGTTttgaaaagggtggtttcctattatttttttattgcctaaatcgaaggatttttGCAGTACTTATTTCacgattgtatatttttaaatgacgatatctatttctcgcgattaaatggaaggcgaaaattttcaagggcgcgaaaacgcgacgactaaatatgagtgctgggaaaaatCATGGCGGAAAGACCTTTGATGGGTGAAGCAGGATCAAGAATTCGCCCCCTGCAATAGGGGGTTACGGTGAGGAGAGCTTCATCTACAGGGGAAAGGTTGCGTTAGTGGTTAAGTCTTTATGAGttttaaacgagggagaggaaggaagggggaGGGAGTGGATACAGGTTGGAGTGGAAATGTGTCGATAGCGATCGAAATATGGAATGGGGATGCAACATCGAGGGATGACGATGGTGGGGGAAAGACTAATATATCTAGACCCGTTGTCCTTTCGTCTTCAGTTAGTCTCCTGGAAGCTCGACTATCACTTCTCAAGAAAAAATGGCAGCCAAGTACATCGTTATTGCCCTCGCGGCAATCTGCATTGCACAGGTATTTATTATCCCTCTATATTGTCTCCATCTTCGCAGCTTCCACTTCTCAAATAGATAATAGACAATATTTCCCATCTTTGATTTTAAAGTCACGCCTTAGTTCCTCAACAACCTCCGTTCTTACATCACAAGTTTATCGatgttttattcaattttcttctcaattttattcaatactccttcaattcaattcaattttcaattttattcaattcagTAGTCGTTATTACCGGAGTGCATATGTggaaatttcatgatttatgtGGTCTAAGAAATTCGCGTTGATTTACCAAACCATCTAAAAAGTCCTGCTAAATTTCGATGCGGGGAAAGGCTAAATTTCATTAGGCATTTTCTTTCTAtctgaaatttttattctaattaaaaTTCAACGGAGGCTGGGACTGCATTCGATTCTTTTTATTATGGAACGTGAATTTTTGTGACTTAGCGGATTGGTTGGGGAATAAAACACTTCTGATCTCTTTGGTATTGGAGATATCTTTCTATCGTACAATTATGGTCCCTTACGCCAATTAACCTACGGCAATAAAACTAGTAAAACAGAGAAATGTGGTATCCCCTAAACTTTTATTAATGCTGgacagaaaaattggaaatttcttaATCCCTGTGAAATTATCTGAATTTCGGCAGAACTTTCGTAAAGTAACTAATATCTTATCGTCTATGGGGATATGTAACAGCGTCGACGAGTTGCTGAAACTCGCGTTTGCTGAAACTATCAATTATTTGTGctcaataaatgtttaaaattgaataaatattaagaataagaTTAAGATCCAAAATTACTATTAGAAATTAAAAGCGAcacatgtattattttttaagtaactgGTAACCCACCTAGCATAAATGGGTTATGCAACAAGGGAATATAGCACAAATACTCTTCTGCGATTTGAAAAAGACAGGATTTGTCCCCTTTGTTGAATATAACCTTTCAAACGCCTGCGGTCTAGATCAAGATCAATCCTCACcaattccaatgaaatttggagtgaaGCTCTCACTGTGATATTGATGCCTAATCTAACGTGCACTCTATAACTGTAATTATGTATTCCATTATAATGCCATCATAATGTACTCTAGAGTACATTAATGATTCTTTCGGTTTTCCCTTACTCTCTATCCATTTCTTTTTCTCCAATTGATCCGTTTCATGAATCAATAGCAATCCATTCAGCCGTCCTCTCTCTCCTTTCTTGATCCCTCCTGTTTATGGTACAAGCGTTTGCTCGATACCCTCTCTAGCCTTCAGCTTCCTTGTATTTATGCGCGTCGGTACCTTTACCGTTTATTTAGAAGTGTGACACCTTTTTTTGAGATCATTCATCGATGTTCGTCATTGAGGTATTAGCTGCAATACACTCTCCTTGTGTTCCCAGGCCAGCGCGGCGTCCCACGTCCGCAGGTCCGCTGAGGCCGATTACACCCTCGAGCAGATGATGGAGAACGCCAGGACCCAGCTCGCGCAGGTGGCCAAGTGGGTGGTCCCCTCCGTCGATGAGATGAGGGCCTTCATGGGGGTCGTGTTGGAAGACTTGAGGTGGCAGATGGTGATCCACGGATCGAAGCTGTCCGAAAGGGCGAACGCCGCCCTCCAGGAGGCCTCCGTCCACCTCAGCGAGTCCCTCAAGAAGATGAAGGAGAGTGCACCCGAGCTCATGACCCAGGCATCTGAAATGCAGCAGAAGTTCAACGAATCCTTCAAGGTATGTGGGACCATCTCGTTCACACACTTGTACCCGTCACACAGGGAATAGAATTGATTAAGATCACTTTTACAGCACCACATCATGATattgtaaaattgaatttaataaatCCTTAGTTCTAATTGACTAATTATAAGGAAGCTGGAAAGAGGTATCTATTGTGTTCAATCATGACACCTGCAGTGAAAACATCTCAGTTTTGCTGTTTAAGTCTCCCTTCATCTATCACCTGTACCAGTATGATGTACAAATTCACCCTTCTCAGTGATACCTATCCTTCCTCTTAATTCTCCTTTCAGTTAATATTCATACACTTTCCTAGTTCTtctttatttcccatttattccCCACATATTCTCCATTTATTTCCCAAGGCCCTTCTTTGCCTTTCTTCATATCAAATTGGCAAGCATACCATCTGCGAACGTCTTTAACAAGCGTACATAAATAATACGGAACATGACTTCCTCTGAAGAACCTAGAGGGTGTTGGGAGATATTTTACACCAACATGCAACCACATCTGTACTTCATAGGTATTATAAAAACATTATGGCACCTCAGCGGGTATGCGGGCAGTGAGAGCTCCCACCAAGCACAAATCGGTTCTGAACAAAGGGAACATAGCTCAAATACTCTTCTGCGATTTGAAAAAGATAGGACTTGTCTTCTTATGCTCAATATGACCTATTCACACGCCTGCGGCTTACATCGTGTTCAATCCTCCCCAGTTCCAAATTACCTTTGGAGTGGAGCGCTCACTAGAATAATGATGTCTATTCTAACATATACTATCTAACTGTAAATTGGTATTCCTTAATAATTGCCATCGTGATGTACTTAAGAGTATATTAAAGAATGTTTTGATTGGCCCCTAGTCtctattcttttgttttcttacAGGTAACCCGTTTAATAATCCAATTGCATCCACTCATCTATCGTCTCTCCCTCCTTTCTTGATCCCTCCTGTCTATGGAAAAAGAACTTGCTCGATATCCTGTGATACGAtacattttacttcatatttaaataaaaaaatggatcgtagcacttttccacaagcatttttaatgcgtacaacgcgtttcggctgacTGAGCCATCAACTGGTACAATACCAGACTGTACCAGACTCTGTCTAGTTATTTATTGTtttggttatttatttaaatatgtctaacttccaccaattgaaaccTGAATCAGTTGAGCTTTTTCCTTCCTTGTGTTTATGCGCGCCAGTATCTTTTCCGTTTATTTAGTAGAATGTAGCCTGTGAAGCGATGTCGCacgcttctcttttttttttgaacGGGTGTACTTTTCCATGGAATATTGCATCACAAATTTATGGAGTTGTCTGTTGACAATTTATTAGGATTACTCCGTGACGGTCGTGATTGAGATACTTTTATGCCGCCAGTTTTTCCAACCCACCCATAGACTTACAGTCGTAATGGCGAAAGACACAATTGTTTTTCTGCTTTCTAAACGTAGATTTCAATGATACGGATCTGAGAATGATGGTGTTTTGCATAATTGGTTTTcatattttacagcaaaattcTTGTTTCTAAGGGAACACATAATAATGAATCAGTAGTCCCTTGCATGAGgcgtttatttaatttatatcattgATAAATGTATTgccgtattattttgaaaaatgattgtgAAAAATGTTGAATGAAGATAAACAGCCATTACAGGTTTCCGCAGAATACTTTATCAATACGACGCTTTTCGGCCCTAAAGCATCATCCTCGAGTACCTTACGCCTTTGTACGCATCAGCGCCGAAACGCGTCGttccaataaaaaattatgcGGAAATTTGTAAAGGCTGTTCATCTTCACTCAGCACGAATTATCACCAAGTTGAAGTCGATTTCATAACTTATGCCTCACGGCTCCTCTACAAGgcctctgaaaatttaaaaaaaattgagagaccCTTTCAGTTAAAAGCGTAAACAACGTGAATGTATCCCCGCTTATTTTTGCGTGATCATTTCAATGACGTCGGTTCTCTGTTTCTTTCCCTCGTGCAGACTGCTGTCGAGACCATGATGACCGAAACTGGTAAGATTGCGAGGGCCGCCGGTGATGAAGCTGCAAGCGTCCACGACGAGCTCGCCAAACTGTCCAAGAGCGCCATGGAGCAGACCCTCAGCCTGCTCACAAAGTTACACAACGACGTCCAGGCTGCTGTCACCCGCGCCACCTCCTCTTAATCTGCGGTGAAAAATGCATCGTGTGAATTCTTGCCACCATCACTCTGCTGCTCATCTCACCATCCCCCTGCGTCCGCATGCCTTCCTATTCCAGCCACATTCTCAGAAGGAGGGCAAAAGAAACGCTGAAGTCTATACCAGCCGGTGAATTCTTCGCGGGTTttcatccgggtgagctccatctccatcgctgcagacgtttcgatagaaaaggattctatagAAACgtcgatggagatggagctcacccggatgaaaacccgagaagaattcaccgccatcatacgccgggaaaaagtgtaATCTTCTATACCAGCCGGATTGGTATGTCGTACTTCGATTTACGATCGAATCGAGCAGAAAGTCGATTATCGATACTCTGTGGAAAAACACCTATCGACCTGCGTAACATGAAATATGTCatcaaataaacataatttttatcaGTAAATTTGTGTTTTCTATTATTTGATGGTTAATCGCCCACTCAGATACCCAACTCCATTTACTGTTGCAATTAATAACTAGCTATTAACGAAAGGTGTGGGTAGCCAGACCCTGGAAGGACGCAATGTGAAAGGGCCTATGAAAATCAGGAAAGGGGAAGAAAGCCCGGAATACACAATCTTAGAGACACCCACAGAGAATGATGCCGACGAGAAATACCACAAGTATTTAAATGAAACGATTCACCTCCGCGAAAAAAATCTGTTATGtcaatttttgtaatattaaCTTGCCTTTATTTAATTTCGCTATTACAGTATTGATTAGTAACTTATatttaatctcaatttttttctccaagagTAAATTTGCACACAAATCTTAATTTCAGCATCTCTCTATGTCAAGGACGATATTTCGGCTCGAGGCATATTTCGGAAGAAAAGTAAAAACCGTTATATCGGACCGCAGCACTAACGGGGTTATTCAATGATCGCCGGCTTCAGTGGTGGCGTGCTATAATCCTCGACTtccaaatcgaaggtcgcgggatGGAGTCACGTCTGGGCAGGTTTTCTCTATCTTTGGTTTCGATATTTGGATGTCACATATTTAAATGATTGAGATCCTGGCAGGTAGTTCGTCATGTGAATGTTTCGGGGTGATTGAAAAGAAAAAGGTTCGTAGGCTCTGTAAATGGACATGTGATTCCGAACTTTGGAACTTCGTTCATTATGAAGAAATATAGCAATTTCTGCAGCTCCTGTAATTgtgcataaaatgaaatttgatttcGAGCAGGGCTTCTATGAGAATCCATGACATTCATTTAGCTAATCTTGTTCAGAGTTGTTGCATATTCACATCATAATAAGAAGTTGAAAAAGATGAGGTGGTGTCCTGAGGGTAGACTGTTGTAAGGCGTTTAACTACAAAAAACAATCGGTCCCTGGTTTAAACCGAGGTGAAGAGGTGGACCATCTCTCCCTCCAGCGGGTAAAGTTTTCACTCCTTTAGATTTAATGTTGGTGTTCTCTACCCTCCCCTATAGTTTGGGTGAAAtgctctttaatttttaatgtgagTTGAGCTCTACTCTCGTATAGTTTTGGGTGAACTGTACATGTAAACATAGTTGACATAGTTTGGGGTGACCTTTACCCTCTTCTATCCAACCATATGCGCTATCATTCCATCCACGTGGAAGCCAAGTAGAATAGTTCCCCTTCAGTTAAACCTTGGTCTCACTCGTTTGGGAGATACTTTGCTATGAAACCCACATCCATCGATGAATACCAAGACTCAATCGAACCAGTACATCGTGGTGCCCTTAATATGCCTACAtgcccttccgtgactgtgcctagaaaacttacgcgaatcTCGCGGTGTATGTccggtaccccatttataattcataaattatgtgttgtATTTTAATCTTTCCTGTAATTTAACACCATGTCTCTTTTTCGAGTGATACAATATCttgttttacttcattttttaaatacatttttggctacatttaggtttttacgttGATTTTGTGAGAGTTGCTGGTATCTTTCACATTTTGCTTTTGTATCtgctcagggaaaaatgtttgCTTCGCAACTGCAttggaacattttttaaactgttttgaAACTGAGTTACACCACCAGTAATAATTGAAGTTTTCGAATACTATTCAAATGTAAAAAGTCATTCGCCGcctaaataacaaaaaaagtgtttgagctcaaatacaaaaaatatcaaagggacaaaataacaaataaaataattatacaacaataacataatttggggtagcagagttaccccgcacagtcatgGAAGGGTTGACAACATCAATAGGTGTTTTTTTGGCCCACAGACAAACTGGAAGAATCAGCATTTAGAGATTACTTGGACCTTCGCAAGTGTTCGCAACAATTGACTTGGAAGCCAGAAACATATGACACACGA encodes:
- the LOC124156204 gene encoding uncharacterized protein LOC124156204 → MAAKYIVIALAAICIAQASAASHVRRSAEADYTLEQMMENARTQLAQVAKWVVPSVDEMRAFMGVVLEDLRWQMVIHGSKLSERANAALQEASVHLSESLKKMKESAPELMTQASEMQQKFNESFKTAVETMMTETGKIARAAGDEAASVHDELAKLSKSAMEQTLSLLTKLHNDVQAAVTRATSS